A genomic window from Luteolibacter sp. LG18 includes:
- a CDS encoding polyprenyl synthetase family protein, whose translation MELKPYLAARAKDVDAALDQFLPKKTAAPATIHAAMRYTVFAGGKRLRPILTLAAAEACGGKAEDAMAPACAVEVLHTYSLVHDDLPCMDDDDLRRGRPTCHKVYGEGMAVLTGDALLTEAFYILAQTPASERYDVRHYVAELALTGGSRHLIGGQVLDLEGEGQKPSKARLLKIHEAKTAALLTASLRLGGMTANATPKQLEALTTFGHALGLAFQVIDDILDVTQSTEVLGKTAGKDAEAAKTTYPALFGLAKSRKEAARLTKEALDALKPLGKKGDRLAEIAHYLLDREY comes from the coding sequence ATGGAACTGAAACCCTACCTCGCCGCCCGCGCCAAGGACGTCGACGCCGCGCTCGACCAATTCCTGCCGAAGAAGACCGCCGCGCCCGCCACGATCCACGCGGCGATGCGCTACACCGTCTTCGCCGGTGGCAAACGCCTGCGCCCGATCCTCACCCTCGCCGCCGCGGAAGCCTGCGGCGGCAAGGCGGAGGACGCCATGGCCCCGGCTTGCGCTGTCGAGGTCCTGCACACCTACTCGCTGGTCCACGACGACCTGCCGTGCATGGACGATGACGACCTGCGCCGCGGCCGCCCGACCTGCCACAAGGTCTATGGCGAAGGCATGGCCGTGCTCACCGGGGATGCCCTGCTCACCGAGGCCTTCTACATCCTCGCCCAGACCCCGGCGTCCGAGCGCTACGACGTGCGCCACTACGTCGCCGAGCTCGCGCTCACCGGCGGCTCCCGCCACCTCATCGGCGGCCAGGTCCTCGACCTGGAAGGCGAAGGCCAGAAGCCGTCCAAGGCGCGCCTGCTCAAGATCCACGAGGCCAAGACCGCGGCCCTGCTGACCGCCTCGCTGCGTCTCGGTGGGATGACCGCGAACGCCACGCCGAAGCAACTGGAAGCCCTCACCACCTTCGGCCACGCCCTCGGCCTGGCCTTCCAGGTGATCGATGACATCCTCGATGTGACCCAGTCCACCGAAGTCCTCGGCAAGACCGCCGGCAAGGACGCGGAGGCGGCCAAGACCACCTACCCGGCGCTCTTCGGCCTGGCGAAGTCCCGCAAGGAAGCCGCCCGCCTCACCAAGGAAGCGCTCGATGCCCTCAAGCCGCTCGGCAAGAAGGGCGACCGCCTCGCCGAGATCGCGCACTACCTGCTCGACCGGGAGTATTGA
- a CDS encoding PQQ-dependent sugar dehydrogenase, with protein sequence MPILKPSRPLSWLALLAALAPLSRAANLPAGFAETRVATGLNPTTMTFAPDGRLFLCEKHGLLRVIEGDKLADKPLLDLTAKVDSWNERGLLSVCFDPEFARNGWIYVYYTHNRKPDDASHQSSNNRVSRFTIKGGAIDPASETVIVELTDLSKIGWHNGGGLRFGKDGKLYVSTGENANGGYAQNSGNLLGKLLRFNKDGSIPTDNPSYREFEGQNRAIVALGLRNPFSIAVQPGTGLLYLSMVGANYEQIERYDTTGTPQAVNYGWPDIDGPPKNQKQPPGYRAPAYAYDHGSGKGVALCAGDFYDPAKRGPDSFPADYNGKFFFSDYGGWIKLIDPAKPETRLDFATGIDRPISVATAPDGALWYIERAGTPGGSDAANTISKNGSLWRVRFTGGGQPTKLAILSQPAGANVGTPLGEVKVALQAPDGKTVSTATDTITLTLQASPGNPGTGKLLGTTTATAVNGVASFPALAIDQPGRGYTLRASTGKAEVTSAAFDIANGVAAPRATPEGGTFTGPVTLRLASDTPGVTIRYTLDGKEPTEASPVYSAPLRVTADTTLKAIAAKPGLTASTVTRVTLKVTGTTPYGLDERPPVSGLKLPATADAGLPATLSATGIFTDRNLTPKPGFVPYSLNSPAWADGARAQRWVALPPTGKVGFSPTGEFTWPGGTVFVQHFDIAARRLETRVLVLDATGAFGYGASYRWRSDNTDADLVPEGGQDEVLKVTDASGTPREQTWNYPARGVCFMCHTPNAGFVLGPKTRQLNGPHAYPGGNTDNQLRTWSYLQMFKTGLDESAIKGYSHTVALTDKAASVETRVRSYLDANCAQCHRPNGTGALWDARFDTPLASQGILGGEVRNTLGLDGAKIVAPGDVSKSILHHRLASTSLTEQMPPLTRNVPDRVALGVLEQWIREGKK encoded by the coding sequence ATGCCGATCCTGAAACCCTCCCGTCCCCTGTCCTGGCTGGCCCTGCTGGCGGCTCTGGCCCCCTTGTCCCGGGCCGCGAACCTGCCCGCCGGATTCGCCGAAACGCGGGTGGCCACCGGCTTGAACCCGACCACCATGACCTTCGCGCCGGACGGGCGCCTGTTCCTCTGCGAGAAGCACGGCCTGCTGCGCGTGATCGAGGGCGACAAGCTGGCGGACAAGCCGCTGCTCGACCTCACCGCGAAGGTGGATAGCTGGAACGAGCGCGGTTTGCTGAGCGTGTGCTTCGATCCGGAGTTCGCCCGCAATGGCTGGATCTACGTCTACTACACCCACAACCGCAAGCCGGACGACGCCAGCCACCAGTCCAGCAACAACCGCGTGAGCCGCTTCACGATCAAGGGCGGCGCCATCGATCCCGCCAGCGAAACGGTGATCGTGGAACTCACGGACCTTTCCAAGATCGGCTGGCACAACGGCGGCGGCCTGCGGTTCGGCAAGGACGGCAAGCTTTACGTCAGCACCGGCGAGAACGCCAACGGCGGCTACGCCCAGAACAGCGGCAACCTGCTCGGCAAGCTGCTGCGCTTCAACAAGGACGGCTCGATCCCGACCGACAACCCCAGCTACCGCGAGTTCGAGGGCCAGAACCGCGCCATCGTCGCGCTCGGGCTGCGGAATCCCTTTTCCATCGCCGTGCAGCCCGGCACCGGCCTGCTCTACCTGAGCATGGTCGGCGCGAACTACGAGCAGATCGAACGCTACGACACCACCGGCACCCCGCAGGCGGTGAACTACGGCTGGCCGGACATCGACGGCCCGCCGAAGAACCAGAAGCAGCCGCCCGGCTACCGCGCTCCGGCCTACGCCTACGACCATGGCAGCGGCAAGGGCGTGGCATTGTGCGCGGGGGATTTCTACGATCCTGCCAAGCGCGGCCCGGACTCGTTTCCCGCCGATTACAACGGGAAGTTCTTCTTCAGCGACTACGGCGGCTGGATCAAGCTGATCGACCCCGCGAAGCCGGAAACGCGGCTCGATTTCGCCACCGGCATCGACCGCCCGATCAGCGTGGCCACCGCCCCGGATGGCGCGCTGTGGTACATCGAGCGCGCCGGAACCCCCGGCGGCTCCGATGCCGCGAACACGATCAGCAAGAACGGCTCGCTGTGGCGCGTGCGCTTCACCGGCGGCGGTCAACCAACCAAGCTCGCGATCCTGAGCCAGCCCGCGGGTGCGAATGTCGGCACCCCGCTCGGCGAGGTGAAGGTCGCCCTCCAGGCCCCGGACGGCAAAACGGTCTCCACCGCCACCGACACGATCACCCTCACGCTCCAGGCCAGTCCGGGCAATCCCGGGACCGGGAAACTGCTCGGCACCACCACCGCCACCGCGGTCAATGGAGTGGCTTCCTTCCCCGCGCTCGCCATCGACCAACCCGGCCGCGGTTACACGCTCCGCGCCAGCACCGGCAAGGCGGAGGTCACCAGCGCCGCCTTCGACATCGCCAATGGCGTCGCCGCCCCACGGGCCACGCCGGAAGGCGGCACCTTCACCGGCCCGGTCACACTGCGCCTGGCCAGTGATACCCCCGGCGTCACCATCCGCTACACGCTCGATGGCAAGGAGCCGACCGAGGCCTCGCCGGTCTACAGCGCGCCCCTCCGCGTCACCGCGGACACCACGCTCAAGGCCATCGCCGCCAAGCCCGGCCTCACCGCCAGCACCGTGACCCGCGTCACGCTCAAGGTCACCGGCACCACGCCCTACGGCCTCGACGAGCGCCCGCCGGTCAGCGGCTTGAAACTCCCCGCCACCGCGGACGCCGGGCTGCCCGCCACGCTCTCCGCCACCGGCATTTTCACCGACCGCAATCTGACGCCGAAGCCCGGCTTCGTGCCCTACTCGCTGAACAGCCCGGCGTGGGCGGATGGGGCGCGCGCCCAGCGTTGGGTCGCGCTGCCACCCACCGGCAAGGTCGGCTTCTCGCCCACCGGGGAGTTCACCTGGCCCGGCGGCACCGTGTTCGTGCAGCACTTCGACATTGCCGCCCGTCGCTTGGAAACCCGGGTGCTGGTGCTCGATGCCACTGGAGCCTTCGGCTACGGCGCGTCCTACCGCTGGCGCTCCGACAACACCGACGCCGACCTCGTTCCAGAAGGCGGTCAGGACGAGGTGCTGAAGGTCACCGATGCCTCCGGCACCCCCCGCGAGCAAACGTGGAACTACCCGGCCCGCGGCGTGTGTTTCATGTGCCACACGCCGAACGCCGGCTTCGTGCTCGGCCCGAAGACCCGCCAGCTCAACGGCCCCCACGCCTATCCCGGCGGCAACACCGACAACCAGCTCCGCACCTGGAGCTACCTCCAGATGTTCAAGACCGGATTGGATGAGAGCGCGATCAAGGGCTACTCCCACACCGTCGCCCTCACCGACAAGGCCGCGTCCGTGGAAACCCGCGTGCGATCCTACCTCGATGCCAACTGCGCCCAATGCCATCGCCCGAACGGTACCGGCGCGCTGTGGGACGCCCGTTTCGACACCCCGCTCGCCAGCCAGGGCATCCTCGGCGGCGAGGTGCGGAACACCCTCGGCCTCGACGGTGCGAAAATCGTCGCCCCCGGAGACGTTTCCAAATCGATCCTCCACCACCGCCTCGCCTCCACCTCCCTCACCGAGCAAATGCCCCCGCTCACCCGCAATGTTCCCGATCGCGTCGCGCTCGGCGTGCTGGAGCAGTGGATCCGCGAGGGGAAGAAGTAG
- a CDS encoding aspartate-semialdehyde dehydrogenase: MNAEPHVAIVGATGAVGEEMLLCLEQRNFPVGKLTLLASARSAGKRIPFRGQDVIVQELTHDSFAGVDIALFSAGGGISLEFGPSAAAAGAVVIDNSSAFRMDPGVPLVVPEINPEAAKNRPKGIIANPNCTTIISLMALAPLHEQFGLKSIIASSYQAVSGSGAQGIVELEEQVKAIATGGDFTPRVYPRQIAFNVIPQVDSFTDNGYTKEELKMLNEGRKILGHDDLKVSCTCVRVPVYRSHSVSITAVFDKPVTPDAARAAFAGKPGIQVVDDTANKVFPVPLDTTGKDDCLVGRIRQNLVLDNALDLWVVGDQVRKGAALNAVQIAEIL, encoded by the coding sequence ATGAATGCGGAACCCCACGTGGCCATCGTCGGCGCCACCGGCGCTGTCGGCGAAGAAATGTTGCTCTGTCTCGAACAGCGGAATTTCCCGGTCGGGAAACTCACCCTGCTCGCCTCCGCCCGTTCCGCTGGCAAACGCATTCCCTTCCGCGGTCAGGACGTCATCGTCCAGGAGCTGACCCACGATTCCTTCGCCGGTGTCGACATCGCGCTGTTCAGCGCCGGTGGTGGCATCTCGCTGGAGTTCGGCCCGTCCGCCGCTGCCGCCGGCGCTGTGGTCATCGACAATTCCTCCGCCTTCCGCATGGACCCGGGCGTCCCCCTCGTCGTGCCGGAAATCAATCCCGAGGCCGCGAAGAACCGCCCGAAGGGCATCATCGCGAACCCGAACTGCACCACCATCATCTCGCTGATGGCGCTCGCGCCGCTGCACGAGCAGTTCGGCCTGAAGTCGATCATCGCCTCCAGCTACCAGGCCGTGTCCGGCTCCGGCGCGCAGGGCATCGTCGAGCTCGAGGAGCAGGTGAAGGCCATCGCCACCGGCGGTGACTTCACCCCGCGCGTCTACCCGCGCCAGATCGCCTTCAACGTGATCCCGCAGGTCGATTCTTTCACCGACAACGGCTACACCAAGGAAGAGCTCAAGATGCTCAACGAAGGCCGCAAGATCCTCGGTCACGACGACCTGAAGGTCTCCTGCACCTGCGTCCGCGTGCCGGTTTACCGCTCGCACTCGGTGTCCATCACCGCCGTTTTCGACAAGCCGGTCACCCCGGACGCGGCCCGCGCCGCCTTCGCTGGCAAGCCCGGCATCCAGGTCGTGGACGACACCGCGAACAAGGTCTTCCCGGTGCCGCTCGACACCACCGGCAAGGACGACTGCCTCGTCGGCCGCATCCGCCAGAACCTCGTCCTCGACAACGCCCTCGACCTCTGGGTCGTCGGCGACCAGGTCCGCAAGGGTGCCGCGCTCAACGCCGTGCAGATCGCTGAAATCCTGTGA
- a CDS encoding DUF1501 domain-containing protein — protein sequence MNLPDNIPHGDEPTRRRFMATAARMCLGVHVLPFFSAAMASAAGTAAPATGPKGKAKHVIYLYMNGGMSHLDTFDPKPKKKDVMGPMEVIPTKVDGIQVGQHLPKTAAMMDKITVINSMNSTQGAHEQGTYIMHTSYALRGTIKHPALGAWVLQLGGRINQDIPGFVAVDSSAEFASGGFFGAKFGAALVGNATDGLQDSKRPGEVPQEDFDRRLSLADKLNKQFHDKYANADVKAYEELYREAIRLMNSKDLAAFDIRQETEETRKLYGTGRFAQGCLLARRLVEHGVRFVEVQLGGWDTHYDNFTAVQGRCQEFDQAYAALLEDLHKRGKLEDTLVVVATEFGRTPTINTEHKMGRDHHPEAFTCLLAGGGVKGGFKYGETDASGTKVKDKLVNVQDFNATIAAALGLPWNLTIMSPSQRPFQIADKGKPIAEVFA from the coding sequence ATGAACCTGCCCGACAACATCCCGCACGGCGACGAGCCGACCCGCCGCCGCTTCATGGCCACCGCGGCCCGCATGTGCCTCGGCGTCCACGTCCTGCCGTTCTTCAGCGCCGCCATGGCCTCCGCCGCCGGCACCGCCGCGCCCGCCACCGGCCCGAAGGGCAAGGCCAAGCACGTCATCTACCTCTACATGAACGGTGGCATGAGCCACCTCGACACCTTCGACCCGAAGCCGAAGAAGAAGGACGTCATGGGGCCGATGGAGGTGATCCCGACCAAGGTCGACGGCATCCAGGTGGGCCAGCACCTGCCGAAGACCGCCGCGATGATGGACAAGATCACCGTCATCAACTCGATGAACTCCACCCAGGGCGCGCACGAGCAGGGCACCTACATCATGCACACCAGCTACGCGCTGCGTGGCACCATCAAGCACCCCGCGCTCGGCGCGTGGGTCCTCCAGCTCGGCGGCCGCATCAACCAGGACATCCCCGGTTTCGTCGCCGTGGACAGCTCCGCGGAATTCGCCAGCGGCGGCTTCTTCGGGGCGAAGTTCGGCGCGGCCCTCGTCGGCAACGCCACGGATGGCCTTCAGGATTCCAAACGCCCCGGCGAAGTCCCGCAGGAGGACTTCGACCGCCGCCTCTCGCTCGCCGACAAGCTCAACAAGCAGTTCCACGACAAGTACGCCAACGCCGACGTGAAGGCCTACGAGGAACTCTACCGCGAGGCCATCCGCCTCATGAACAGCAAGGACCTCGCCGCCTTCGACATCCGCCAGGAGACCGAGGAAACCCGCAAGCTCTACGGCACCGGCCGTTTCGCCCAGGGCTGCCTGCTCGCCCGCCGCCTCGTCGAGCACGGCGTCCGCTTCGTCGAGGTCCAGCTCGGCGGCTGGGACACCCACTACGACAACTTCACCGCCGTCCAGGGCCGCTGCCAGGAATTCGACCAGGCCTACGCCGCCCTGCTGGAGGACCTCCACAAGCGCGGCAAGCTGGAAGACACCCTCGTCGTCGTCGCCACCGAGTTCGGCCGCACGCCCACGATCAACACCGAGCACAAGATGGGCCGCGACCACCACCCCGAGGCCTTCACCTGCCTCCTCGCCGGCGGCGGCGTGAAAGGCGGCTTCAAGTACGGCGAGACCGATGCCTCCGGCACCAAGGTGAAGGACAAGCTGGTCAACGTGCAGGACTTCAACGCCACCATCGCCGCCGCCCTCGGCCTGCCGTGGAACCTCACCATCATGTCCCCCAGCCAGCGCCCCTTCCAAATCGCCGACAAGGGCAAGCCCATCGCCGAGGTGTTCGCGTAG
- a CDS encoding metallophosphoesterase, whose product MAWTRRRFLTRLPCFAAGLAAADALGVEPDWIEISHLDLSHLGAGKTIVHLTDLHYRGDRAEMEGWLRLAREQKPDYLFVTGDVIDRNPRRHLAPALEILSNAGVPVYGVIGNHDPVGTKAMAAFRQAAAATGGKWLYDESVDFGPFVLQGTADLRVMKPLNAKPHLLLCHYPAVGDKQRSKPYELILAGHSHGGQCRVPGFGAIFLPDGVGRYVQGLFETPVGKLFVSRGLGTTGLPIRFACRPEMTVIRV is encoded by the coding sequence ATGGCTTGGACACGACGGCGCTTTTTGACCCGGCTTCCCTGTTTCGCGGCGGGGTTGGCGGCGGCGGATGCCTTGGGGGTGGAGCCCGATTGGATCGAGATCAGCCACCTGGACCTGAGCCACCTCGGAGCCGGGAAGACGATCGTCCATCTCACGGACCTCCATTACCGCGGCGACCGCGCGGAGATGGAGGGCTGGCTGCGGCTGGCCCGCGAGCAGAAGCCGGACTACCTCTTCGTCACCGGCGATGTGATCGACCGCAACCCGCGCCGGCATCTGGCCCCGGCGCTGGAGATCCTTTCCAATGCCGGGGTGCCGGTCTACGGGGTGATCGGCAACCACGATCCGGTGGGGACGAAGGCGATGGCGGCCTTCCGGCAGGCGGCGGCTGCCACCGGCGGCAAATGGCTCTACGATGAATCGGTGGACTTCGGCCCCTTCGTGCTCCAGGGCACCGCCGACCTGCGGGTCATGAAGCCGCTCAATGCCAAGCCGCACCTCCTGCTGTGCCACTACCCGGCGGTGGGGGACAAGCAGCGCTCGAAACCCTACGAGTTGATCCTGGCCGGGCATTCGCACGGTGGCCAGTGCCGCGTGCCGGGCTTCGGTGCGATCTTTCTGCCGGATGGCGTGGGGCGCTACGTGCAGGGGCTGTTCGAGACCCCGGTGGGGAAACTCTTCGTCAGCCGCGGGCTGGGCACCACCGGCCTGCCGATCCGCTTCGCCTGCCGGCCGGAGATGACGGTAATCCGGGTGTGA
- a CDS encoding tyrosine-protein phosphatase codes for MPSLLRALALSGLLVIPASALPANLARVDGKVWRSAQPEATDFAELRQQGITTVLNLREWHSDAAKAEGSHLSLQRVRMNAGSIPEQDLARAVKILKDAPGPVLVHCWHGSDRTGTVVALYRMAVQGWPRERAIAEFTDPRYGYHAGVYPNLRHYLEQVDLAAFKRAMTQAG; via the coding sequence GTGCCAAGCCTTCTCCGCGCCCTCGCCCTGTCCGGTCTGCTGGTGATCCCGGCCTCCGCGTTGCCCGCGAACCTGGCCCGCGTGGATGGCAAGGTCTGGCGCTCCGCCCAACCCGAGGCCACCGATTTCGCCGAACTGCGGCAGCAGGGCATCACCACCGTGCTGAACCTGCGCGAGTGGCACAGCGACGCCGCGAAGGCGGAGGGCTCCCACCTTTCACTCCAGCGCGTGCGGATGAACGCCGGATCCATCCCGGAACAGGACCTCGCCCGTGCGGTGAAGATCCTGAAGGACGCGCCCGGCCCGGTGCTGGTCCATTGCTGGCACGGCTCCGACCGCACCGGCACCGTGGTCGCGCTTTACCGGATGGCGGTGCAGGGATGGCCCCGGGAGCGGGCGATCGCCGAATTCACCGATCCGCGTTACGGCTACCACGCCGGGGTCTATCCCAACCTGCGGCACTACCTGGAACAGGTGGACCTCGCGGCCTTCAAGCGCGCCATGACCCAAGCGGGCTGA
- a CDS encoding S1-like domain-containing RNA-binding protein has product MAMIGERAELKVVREQPFGIFLDGGDLGEILLPRREMPVKWAIGETVDVFLYRDSEDRPVATLKEPKVKPGQFAYLEVLQITGVGAFLDWGLPKDLLVPFREQKDRLEIGKSYVVFCYLDEDTGRIVATRRLSRHLDQTKPPYREGDEVDLLLYGKTELGYKAIVNGRHTGLLFANQVFRRLRAGERTKGYVALVRDDGKLDLSLEPAGRERISSLEAKILHELEGRGGWWELHDNSPAEEISKALGVSKRAFKQATGALFRQRKIRIEPNGLRLL; this is encoded by the coding sequence ATGGCGATGATCGGTGAGCGGGCGGAGTTGAAGGTGGTGCGGGAACAACCGTTCGGCATCTTCCTCGATGGCGGGGACCTCGGCGAGATCCTGCTGCCGCGCCGCGAGATGCCGGTGAAATGGGCCATCGGTGAAACCGTCGACGTGTTCCTCTACCGCGATTCCGAGGACCGCCCGGTCGCCACGCTGAAGGAGCCGAAGGTGAAGCCCGGCCAGTTCGCCTACCTCGAGGTGCTCCAGATCACCGGCGTCGGCGCGTTCCTCGATTGGGGCCTGCCGAAGGACCTGCTCGTGCCCTTCCGCGAACAGAAGGACCGCCTGGAAATCGGGAAGTCCTACGTCGTGTTCTGCTACCTGGACGAGGACACCGGCCGCATCGTGGCGACCAGACGCCTGTCCCGCCATCTGGATCAAACGAAGCCTCCCTACCGCGAGGGCGACGAGGTGGACCTGCTGCTCTACGGCAAGACCGAGCTGGGCTACAAGGCGATCGTCAACGGCCGCCACACCGGCCTGCTGTTTGCGAACCAGGTGTTCCGCCGCCTGCGGGCCGGGGAGCGCACGAAGGGCTACGTCGCGCTGGTGCGGGACGATGGCAAGCTGGACCTCAGCCTGGAACCGGCGGGCCGCGAGCGCATTTCCTCGCTGGAGGCGAAAATCCTCCACGAGCTGGAAGGCCGCGGCGGCTGGTGGGAGTTGCACGACAACTCGCCCGCCGAGGAGATCAGCAAGGCGCTCGGCGTGAGCAAGCGCGCCTTCAAGCAAGCCACCGGCGCGCTCTTCCGCCAGCGCAAGATCCGCATCGAGCCCAATGGGCTGCGGTTGCTGTGA
- a CDS encoding DUF1549 domain-containing protein, with protein MKPFLVRWTVAALGLIAAAPMAYSQGAKAPKDDPAFAKKAALTIDQHVANWYRKQKLPVPATTDDATYLRRAFLVTIGRIPTGEEARDFLEISDPNKRQELVNYLLNSPGYGSHLTNWTFDLLRLADQRVGGGGATMAPYRDWVRRAIDSDMPWDEFVRRLLSSTGDGWDPETASVGYYTRDRGMPLDNIANSMRIFLASRMECAQCHDNHASPDEKPERKDFYELAAFTNGQKEKNQQLMQPLWNELTREDGRRGPDYSAAQVLWDRVYGMSLDGGGSGRISLPQDYQAEYHNGKPGDLVGGRTPFGKIVMMSDRRDENNGREKLADWVVTKTGPQFPSNIANRLWKRVMGKAVYEPVDTYVEAEKSNYPELMNYLQQLMVDLQFDMKAYQRVLLYTRTFQFATNPDNSIVPGGDDFHGRKIERLGSEQIWDSLITLAGGNPDLKPRRTLDDRIMVGGRPVLVGKKNMVQLSKEVLALQKEADVRAYFQKFLQEVKADGGGGGDSMMMGGVRTYNKDAQVRASELPSPAPGDHFLYLFGQSNREVVDASSREPNVGQVLSLMNGFVQRQLVNNPKAALYKNLEGASSDPEKIRRLYLAILSRPPTDQEMGWMLDEVKSSPERGYRNIVSALVMSSEFLFLQ; from the coding sequence ATGAAACCCTTTCTCGTCCGATGGACCGTGGCCGCGCTTGGCCTGATCGCGGCCGCCCCGATGGCCTATTCGCAAGGCGCGAAGGCCCCGAAGGATGATCCGGCTTTCGCCAAAAAGGCCGCGCTGACCATCGACCAGCACGTGGCGAACTGGTACCGGAAACAGAAACTCCCGGTCCCCGCCACCACGGACGACGCCACCTACCTGCGGCGCGCCTTCCTCGTCACCATCGGCCGCATCCCCACCGGCGAGGAGGCCCGCGATTTCCTCGAAATCTCGGACCCGAACAAGCGCCAGGAGCTGGTCAACTACCTCCTCAATTCCCCCGGCTACGGCAGCCACCTCACGAACTGGACCTTCGACCTGCTGCGGCTGGCCGACCAGCGCGTGGGCGGTGGCGGCGCGACCATGGCCCCGTACCGCGACTGGGTCCGCCGCGCGATCGACAGCGACATGCCGTGGGACGAGTTCGTCCGCCGCCTGCTCTCCAGCACCGGCGATGGCTGGGACCCGGAGACCGCCTCGGTGGGCTACTACACGCGCGACCGCGGCATGCCGCTGGACAACATCGCGAACTCGATGCGCATCTTCCTGGCCTCCCGGATGGAGTGCGCCCAGTGCCACGACAACCACGCCAGCCCGGATGAGAAACCGGAGCGCAAGGACTTCTACGAGCTCGCCGCCTTCACCAACGGCCAGAAGGAAAAGAACCAGCAGCTCATGCAGCCGCTGTGGAACGAACTCACCCGCGAGGACGGCCGCCGCGGCCCGGACTACTCCGCCGCCCAGGTGCTGTGGGACCGCGTCTACGGCATGAGCCTCGATGGCGGCGGCTCCGGCCGCATCTCCCTGCCCCAGGACTACCAGGCCGAGTACCACAACGGCAAACCCGGCGACCTCGTCGGCGGACGCACGCCCTTCGGCAAGATCGTGATGATGTCCGACCGGCGGGATGAGAACAACGGCCGCGAGAAGCTCGCCGACTGGGTCGTCACCAAGACCGGCCCGCAGTTCCCCTCCAACATCGCCAACCGCCTGTGGAAACGCGTCATGGGCAAGGCCGTCTACGAACCCGTGGACACCTACGTGGAGGCGGAGAAATCCAACTACCCGGAGCTGATGAACTACCTCCAGCAGCTCATGGTGGACCTCCAGTTCGACATGAAGGCCTACCAGCGCGTGCTGCTCTACACCCGCACCTTCCAGTTCGCCACCAACCCGGACAACTCGATCGTCCCCGGCGGCGATGACTTCCACGGCCGCAAGATCGAGCGCCTCGGCTCCGAGCAGATCTGGGACTCGCTCATCACCCTGGCCGGCGGCAATCCGGACCTGAAACCGCGCCGCACGCTCGACGACCGCATCATGGTCGGCGGCCGGCCCGTGCTCGTCGGGAAAAAGAACATGGTCCAGCTCTCCAAGGAGGTCCTCGCGCTCCAGAAGGAGGCCGACGTCCGCGCCTACTTCCAGAAATTCCTCCAGGAGGTGAAGGCCGATGGCGGCGGTGGCGGCGACTCGATGATGATGGGCGGCGTGCGCACCTACAACAAGGACGCCCAGGTCCGCGCCTCCGAGCTGCCCTCGCCCGCGCCCGGCGACCACTTCCTCTACCTCTTCGGCCAATCGAACCGCGAGGTGGTGGATGCCTCCAGCCGCGAGCCGAACGTCGGCCAGGTGCTCTCGCTCATGAACGGCTTCGTCCAGCGCCAGCTCGTGAACAACCCGAAGGCCGCGCTCTACAAGAACCTGGAAGGCGCCTCGTCCGACCCCGAGAAGATCCGCCGCCTCTACCTCGCCATCCTCAGCCGCCCGCCCACCGACCAGGAAATGGGCTGGATGCTCGATGAAGTGAAATCCTCCCCGGAACGCGGCTACCGCAACATCGTCTCCGCCCTCGTGATGTCCTCCGAATTCCTCTTCCTGCAATGA
- the fdhD gene encoding formate dehydrogenase accessory sulfurtransferase FdhD translates to MDKEVLVRSEAGREMSDRVAVEEPLQITVDGHPVAVVMRTPGHDADLVRGFLLTEGVIRQLADLRAIDLDSRPNHALVFLRDDAEWDVSRFSRNLFSASSCGICGKASIEAVMRELPPLAPGPVIPAEVLLRAPDLMRESQTTFESTGGLHACAWFTATGTLRLIREDVGRHNATDKVIGAALAEEVPLHEGFLMVSGRVSFEIVQKALAAGVAVVAAVSAPSSLAIEFAAQSGMTLAGFLRPPRFNVYTGGERIG, encoded by the coding sequence ATGGACAAGGAAGTGCTGGTGAGGTCGGAGGCGGGGCGGGAAATGTCCGACCGGGTGGCGGTGGAGGAGCCGCTGCAGATCACGGTGGACGGCCATCCGGTGGCGGTGGTGATGCGCACGCCCGGCCACGATGCCGACCTCGTCCGCGGCTTCCTGCTGACGGAGGGGGTGATCCGCCAGCTCGCCGACCTGCGCGCCATCGACCTCGATTCCCGCCCGAACCACGCGCTGGTGTTCCTGCGCGATGATGCCGAGTGGGACGTTTCCCGGTTCTCGCGGAATCTGTTCAGCGCGTCGTCCTGCGGCATCTGCGGCAAGGCCAGCATCGAGGCGGTGATGCGCGAGCTGCCGCCGCTGGCACCGGGACCGGTGATCCCGGCGGAGGTGCTACTGCGAGCTCCGGATCTGATGCGGGAAAGCCAGACGACCTTCGAAAGCACCGGCGGGCTGCACGCCTGCGCGTGGTTCACCGCCACCGGCACCCTGCGGCTGATCCGCGAGGACGTGGGCCGCCACAACGCCACCGACAAGGTGATCGGCGCGGCCTTGGCCGAGGAGGTGCCGCTTCACGAGGGCTTCCTGATGGTGTCCGGCCGCGTGTCCTTCGAGATCGTCCAGAAGGCGCTGGCCGCGGGTGTGGCGGTGGTGGCCGCGGTGTCCGCGCCCTCCTCGCTGGCGATCGAGTTCGCGGCGCAATCCGGCATGACGCTCGCGGGTTTCCTGCGCCCGCCGCGGTTCAATGTCTACACCGGTGGGGAGCGGATCGGGTGA